The following proteins are co-located in the Calorimonas adulescens genome:
- a CDS encoding Mrp/NBP35 family ATP-binding protein: MDKQKILDALRDVYDPELGRSIVELGMVKPESIDIDGSTVKIRVNLTIKGCPLQATIKDDIEKKILSLGVFDKVVVTFGEMSKEEKDALMGENTHEDSVFDTARTILVGSGKGGVGKSTIAVNLAIAASKLGHKVGLIDADILGFSISRMLGINDIRPNAIDETHMFPIRVHDIEAISMGNFVSEDSAVIWRGPLLSNILQQFMYNVQWGDIDYMFVDLPPGTGDVPLSIMQLIPQSYLLLTTTPQSAASHVAGRLGKMAQKVGVDILGVVENMSYFECPDCGSRHYIFGEKESEKLAKELKTMVLGEIPIITDIREKSDTGKPIALEDSNPVAEIYKEVFRNIDRRCTEIDESYASVKR; this comes from the coding sequence GTGGATAAACAAAAAATACTTGATGCTTTAAGAGATGTATATGATCCGGAGTTGGGCAGAAGTATTGTCGAGCTCGGTATGGTCAAGCCTGAATCTATTGATATAGATGGTTCCACTGTGAAAATACGTGTGAATCTCACTATAAAAGGATGTCCATTACAGGCAACGATAAAAGATGACATAGAAAAGAAAATACTGTCCTTGGGTGTTTTTGACAAAGTAGTTGTTACATTTGGGGAGATGAGCAAAGAAGAAAAAGATGCACTAATGGGTGAAAATACTCATGAAGATAGTGTTTTTGACACCGCAAGGACCATTTTGGTTGGTTCCGGCAAAGGTGGAGTTGGTAAATCGACGATCGCTGTAAATCTTGCTATAGCGGCGTCAAAACTTGGTCATAAAGTGGGACTGATAGATGCAGATATACTCGGATTTAGCATATCAAGGATGCTGGGCATAAATGATATCAGACCTAATGCAATAGACGAAACCCATATGTTTCCAATTCGAGTGCATGACATAGAGGCCATATCAATGGGGAATTTTGTGAGTGAGGACTCTGCTGTTATATGGAGAGGGCCACTCTTATCAAACATATTACAGCAATTTATGTATAATGTCCAGTGGGGAGATATAGACTATATGTTTGTAGATCTTCCACCAGGAACAGGTGATGTGCCGCTATCAATAATGCAGTTGATACCGCAAAGCTACCTTCTTTTGACAACTACACCTCAATCTGCAGCATCTCATGTGGCTGGTAGACTGGGTAAAATGGCTCAAAAGGTTGGGGTTGATATACTTGGTGTGGTAGAAAATATGTCGTATTTTGAGTGCCCCGACTGTGGCAGCAGGCACTATATATTTGGTGAAAAAGAATCAGAAAAGCTGGCAAAAGAGTTAAAGACTATGGTCTTAGGTGAAATACCTATAATAACGGATATAAGGGAAAAGAGCGATACAGGTAAGCCAATAGCACTGGAAGATAGTAATCCTGTAGCTGAAATATATAAAGAGGTTTTTCGCAATATTGATAGGCGTTGCACAGAAATTGACGAGTCTTATGCAAGCGTGAAAAGATGA
- a CDS encoding iron-containing alcohol dehydrogenase, giving the protein MKSFNYSIQTHFYVGPGQFDNLGDIVRDLGKKAFVVTGKNTLSRGGLQNRLSAMLKNSGVEYVLYTNAMPNPTTIIVDEGSKEFLDSECDFIIAIGGGSSIDTAKGIAVAAYHRRPIWDFMDPNKEKEKIIGAYPIIAVPTTSGTGSEADGAAVITNPANSLKPSFKSYYTFPKYSIIDPELVKSLPPSMTASTGVDAFCQSLECYIGPAATPVSDMFAYESLRLCIDNLQKAYEDGNDIEARSKMAWAAALSGMAMATSATSLVHALEHPLSGKYNITHGDGLAALLPSFIEFGYKYNPKRYAEITKLFISNVDDIDELALASMLKDEVLRFLEALGKRLTLKELGVPKNDIEILAQDAQKTLVGALKNFQKEVTTQDIVNIYLKSYE; this is encoded by the coding sequence ATGAAATCTTTTAATTATTCCATACAAACTCATTTTTATGTAGGGCCTGGCCAATTTGACAACTTAGGTGATATTGTTAGAGATCTGGGGAAAAAAGCCTTTGTTGTTACAGGGAAGAATACCCTGAGCAGAGGAGGCCTACAGAATAGACTTTCTGCAATGCTTAAAAATTCAGGAGTTGAATATGTACTTTATACCAATGCAATGCCCAACCCCACCACGATCATTGTAGATGAAGGCTCTAAAGAATTTTTAGATTCTGAATGTGATTTTATTATTGCAATAGGTGGAGGGAGCAGCATTGACACTGCAAAAGGAATTGCTGTAGCTGCATATCACAGGAGGCCAATATGGGATTTTATGGATCCGAATAAGGAAAAGGAGAAGATAATCGGTGCGTATCCCATAATTGCGGTTCCGACCACCTCCGGTACTGGTTCAGAGGCTGATGGAGCAGCGGTTATCACCAATCCGGCAAACTCATTGAAGCCTTCATTTAAAAGTTACTATACCTTTCCTAAATATTCTATTATAGACCCTGAACTGGTTAAAAGCCTTCCGCCGTCTATGACAGCCAGTACGGGAGTTGATGCTTTCTGTCAATCACTGGAGTGTTATATAGGGCCCGCAGCGACTCCGGTGAGTGATATGTTTGCATATGAATCATTAAGGTTGTGTATAGATAATCTCCAAAAGGCATATGAAGATGGCAATGACATAGAAGCCAGGTCAAAAATGGCATGGGCGGCTGCACTATCTGGTATGGCTATGGCAACATCTGCCACATCACTGGTACATGCTTTAGAGCATCCCTTAAGTGGGAAATATAATATTACTCACGGGGATGGCCTGGCTGCTTTATTACCATCATTTATAGAATTTGGTTACAAATATAATCCAAAACGGTATGCAGAAATAACAAAACTTTTTATAAGTAATGTTGACGATATAGATGAATTGGCGTTGGCGTCAATGTTAAAAGATGAGGTCCTGCGATTTTTAGAAGCCTTGGGGAAGAGATTAACGCTAAAAGAACTGGGAGTGCCTAAAAATGATATAGAAATTTTGGCACAGGATGCCCAGAAGACCTTAGTGGGAGCCCTGAAAAATTTCCAAAAAGAAGTAACTACTCAGGACATAGTAAATATATACCTTAAGTCTTATGAATAG
- the polX gene encoding DNA polymerase/3'-5' exonuclease PolX: MDKNQLIEILNKIGVLLEIKGENPFKSKAYYNAARTLENLDEDIESLIREDRLKDLKGIGDALNKKIIEYYTTGRIEYYESLKAELPESLLEIMNVPGIGPKKIGVLYRQLGIKNIGELEYACIENRLIELPGFGEKTQKKFLDGIMQYKKYQGKYLYSEAYGQAEEILSYLKSCKDIINIEVAGSLRRKREIIRDVDILVSSSKPQEVMDIFLNGPYVRETIAAGETKSSIYTRYGIQVDLRVIGPEEYPYALQYFTGSKEHNVAMRHRSKEMGLKMNEYGLFRGEENIQVKDEVELYKMLGLDFIPPELREDMGEIEAAANHSLPYLISDKDIKGIFHVHTIYSDGKATIEEIAYKAKELGYEYIGITDHSQSAFYAGGLKEEDLLRQWDEIDHLNEMIGGVKILKGIESDILIDGSLDYPEELLKRFDFIIGSVHSNFGLSEYNMTERIVKALQNPYLTILGHPTGRLLLSREGYKLDIKRVIDEAARNNKIIEINANPYRLDMDWRMLKIAKEKGVRFAIGPDAHNIEGLKDVKYGVGIARKGWLEPQDVINCMDMEDIIKLF, encoded by the coding sequence ATGGACAAAAATCAGTTGATAGAGATTTTGAACAAGATAGGTGTCCTTCTGGAAATAAAAGGAGAGAACCCTTTTAAATCAAAGGCATATTATAATGCAGCGCGAACGCTGGAAAATCTTGATGAGGATATTGAATCTTTGATAAGAGAAGACAGGCTGAAGGATTTAAAAGGTATAGGTGATGCCCTCAATAAAAAGATTATTGAGTATTATACTACAGGCAGGATAGAGTACTATGAGAGTTTAAAGGCAGAGCTTCCGGAGAGTTTACTGGAAATTATGAATGTTCCGGGTATTGGGCCCAAAAAGATTGGTGTGCTTTATAGACAGCTTGGCATAAAGAACATAGGGGAGCTGGAGTATGCATGTATTGAGAATCGTCTGATAGAGCTTCCCGGTTTTGGAGAAAAGACGCAGAAAAAATTTTTAGATGGGATAATGCAGTATAAGAAATATCAAGGTAAGTATCTCTATTCAGAGGCTTATGGCCAGGCCGAGGAGATATTATCTTATTTAAAATCATGTAAGGACATAATAAACATTGAGGTAGCAGGGAGCCTGAGAAGAAAAAGGGAGATAATAAGGGATGTTGATATACTTGTGTCTTCCAGCAAACCGCAAGAGGTTATGGATATTTTTTTAAATGGTCCTTATGTTAGGGAAACTATAGCTGCCGGCGAAACAAAGAGCAGCATATATACACGCTATGGTATTCAGGTTGATCTGAGGGTTATAGGACCCGAGGAATATCCCTATGCACTACAGTATTTTACAGGTAGCAAGGAACATAATGTTGCCATGAGGCATAGGTCCAAGGAAATGGGGCTTAAAATGAATGAGTATGGCCTTTTCCGAGGTGAAGAAAATATCCAGGTAAAAGATGAGGTAGAGCTATATAAAATGCTGGGCCTGGATTTTATACCTCCGGAGCTCAGGGAGGATATGGGTGAGATTGAGGCTGCTGCTAATCATTCGTTGCCATATCTGATATCTGATAAGGATATTAAGGGAATTTTTCACGTCCATACTATATACAGTGATGGAAAGGCGACTATCGAAGAGATCGCATATAAGGCAAAGGAACTGGGCTATGAATATATTGGAATTACTGACCACAGTCAATCTGCCTTCTATGCTGGCGGCCTAAAAGAGGAGGACCTGCTGAGACAATGGGATGAAATAGACCATTTAAATGAGATGATTGGTGGTGTGAAAATATTAAAGGGCATAGAATCAGATATACTGATTGATGGGAGCTTAGATTACCCTGAAGAACTGCTCAAAAGGTTCGATTTTATTATTGGCTCTGTCCATTCAAATTTTGGATTATCAGAGTATAATATGACAGAGAGGATAGTAAAAGCACTCCAGAATCCATATTTGACAATACTGGGTCATCCCACTGGAAGATTGCTTTTATCACGAGAAGGATATAAACTGGATATAAAGAGAGTCATTGATGAAGCAGCAAGAAACAATAAGATAATAGAGATAAATGCTAACCCGTATAGGTTGGATATGGACTGGAGAATGTTAAAGATTGCAAAGGAAAAAGGTGTACGGTTTGCCATAGGACCCGACGCCCATAACATTGAAGGGCTTAAGGATGTTAAATATGGTGTGGGTATAGCTAGGAAGGGATGGCTTGAGCCACAGGACGTTATAAACTGCATGGACATGGAAGATATAATAAAATTATTTTGA
- a CDS encoding endonuclease III domain-containing protein, with product MDRMENMKLMDIYNRLYNNFGPRHWWPAKDDFEMIIGAILTQNVAWKNVEVAIENLYSRDLIDLYRLYNAKNEEIIDAIRPARFFNQKLRYIKAFCKHIIDEYGGELDKFFDKDTKTLRRELLSLPGIGEETADVIILYGARKPIFVVDAYTKRLVSLLGIMDGPFTYPRVQQYFMSNLETDLYLFNEYHALIDAWGNIICRGKAAKCAECPLSDLCSICTLDRTKDRIAPVI from the coding sequence ATGGACAGAATGGAAAATATGAAACTGATGGATATATATAACAGGCTATATAACAATTTTGGACCACGGCATTGGTGGCCTGCAAAAGATGACTTTGAGATGATAATTGGGGCTATTCTCACTCAAAATGTGGCATGGAAAAATGTAGAGGTGGCTATAGAAAATTTATATAGCAGAGATCTGATAGACCTTTATAGGTTATACAATGCTAAGAATGAAGAAATTATAGATGCTATAAGACCTGCGCGCTTTTTTAATCAGAAGTTAAGGTATATTAAGGCATTTTGCAAACACATTATTGATGAATATGGCGGAGAACTTGACAAATTTTTTGATAAGGATACAAAAACTTTAAGAAGAGAACTTTTGTCTCTTCCCGGAATAGGTGAAGAAACGGCTGACGTCATAATTCTTTATGGAGCCCGAAAGCCTATTTTTGTGGTGGATGCCTATACGAAAAGATTGGTTAGCTTACTGGGTATTATGGATGGACCATTTACTTATCCAAGAGTACAACAATATTTTATGTCCAATCTTGAAACGGACCTGTACCTGTTTAACGAGTATCATGCTTTGATTGATGCATGGGGTAACATAATATGTAGAGGCAAAGCCGCAAAGTGCGCCGAATGCCCTTTAAGTGACCTTTGTTCAATCTGTACCTTGGACAGGACCAAAGATAGAATCGCTCCGGTAATTTGA
- a CDS encoding ATP-binding protein, producing MSEPYKLSFEVKAMDFSTAGEASSTIKSILMRLGLPPLAIKRAAICSYESEMNMVIHSYGGTLSVCIDNSQIIITAADTGPGIPDIEKAMEEGFSTAPEEVKEMGFGGGMGLPNIKANADVLEITSSSTGTKVTIKIFLGG from the coding sequence ATGAGTGAACCATACAAATTAAGCTTCGAGGTTAAAGCAATGGATTTTTCAACAGCTGGTGAAGCATCAAGCACAATAAAAAGCATTCTGATGCGCCTTGGACTGCCTCCTTTGGCAATCAAAAGAGCTGCCATATGCAGCTATGAAAGTGAAATGAACATGGTAATACATTCCTATGGCGGCACATTAAGTGTATGCATAGACAACTCCCAAATAATCATTACCGCCGCAGACACTGGCCCGGGTATCCCAGATATAGAAAAAGCTATGGAGGAAGGGTTTTCCACTGCACCAGAAGAGGTCAAAGAGATGGGGTTCGGAGGCGGGATGGGACTCCCTAATATCAAGGCCAATGCTGATGTATTAGAAATTACTTCCTCCAGCACCGGCACCAAAGTAACAATAAAAATATTCTTAGGAGGGTAA
- a CDS encoding [Fe-Fe] hydrogenase large subunit C-terminal domain-containing protein → MMTLHSIVLNEEKCKGCTNCIKRCPTEAIRVRNGKARIIENRCIDCGECIRICPNHAKEALMTNIDDIYGYKYKVALPAPSLYGQFKEPPESILGALKNIGFDYILEVAYAAEITSYCISKYLKENNIKRPAISSSCPSLVRLIMLEFPGLIANIIRVESPMEIAARIVKRNLSKELAVNENEIGVFFISPCAAKMTAVKNPIGTKKSYVDGVISIKDIAPKILKHSKDIKVELTSSSLGIGWAISGGESRSAKIENALYVDGIHNCIQVLREIERGKLNDIEFFEGLACPGGCIGGPLTIENLYVAKNRIKKIMDSLPSSPKPFDTADVNNLDSYMMDEEIYSTSGLTLDKDLNTAIKKLTLIDKIEPTLPGLDCGACGAPTCKALAEDIAMGWASEMDCIFILKNKISSLAKEVADISSKLPPTIQYEGRNKNEGK, encoded by the coding sequence ATTATGACACTCCATTCCATAGTACTTAATGAAGAAAAATGCAAGGGTTGTACCAACTGTATAAAGCGTTGTCCAACAGAAGCAATAAGGGTTAGAAACGGCAAAGCCAGAATTATAGAGAACCGTTGCATTGATTGCGGCGAATGTATAAGAATATGCCCTAACCACGCAAAAGAAGCACTTATGACTAACATTGATGACATTTATGGATATAAATACAAGGTGGCATTACCTGCCCCGTCTTTATACGGTCAATTTAAAGAACCCCCAGAATCTATACTGGGTGCATTAAAAAATATTGGTTTTGATTATATACTGGAGGTGGCATATGCAGCAGAAATCACTTCTTATTGTATAAGTAAATATCTTAAAGAAAACAATATAAAAAGACCAGCAATTTCTTCATCATGTCCATCTCTCGTAAGGCTGATTATGTTAGAGTTTCCAGGTCTTATTGCAAATATCATAAGAGTCGAATCCCCCATGGAAATAGCTGCACGAATAGTAAAAAGGAATTTAAGCAAAGAACTTGCCGTAAATGAAAACGAAATTGGTGTATTCTTTATTTCCCCATGTGCCGCAAAGATGACGGCAGTAAAAAATCCTATAGGTACAAAAAAATCATATGTAGATGGAGTTATTTCCATAAAGGATATCGCACCAAAAATATTAAAACACAGTAAGGATATAAAAGTTGAACTTACCTCATCATCATTAGGCATAGGCTGGGCGATAAGTGGAGGAGAGAGCAGGTCTGCCAAAATTGAAAATGCTCTTTATGTTGACGGCATACACAATTGTATACAGGTTTTAAGGGAAATCGAACGTGGTAAGTTAAATGATATTGAATTTTTTGAGGGCCTGGCATGCCCTGGCGGCTGCATAGGTGGTCCTCTCACTATTGAAAACCTTTATGTAGCTAAGAATCGCATAAAAAAGATTATGGACTCACTCCCCTCATCACCAAAACCGTTTGATACTGCCGATGTTAACAATCTTGATTCATACATGATGGACGAGGAGATATATTCCACATCAGGGTTAACACTGGACAAAGACCTAAACACTGCTATAAAAAAGTTAACCCTAATAGATAAGATCGAGCCAACTCTTCCAGGGCTTGACTGTGGTGCCTGCGGCGCCCCTACCTGCAAGGCACTGGCTGAGGATATAGCCATGGGCTGGGCCAGTGAAATGGACTGTATATTTATCCTTAAAAATAAGATATCCTCTCTCGCAAAAGAGGTAGCCGACATATCCTCAAAACTGCCTCCAACTATACAATATGAAGGGAGAAATAAAAATGAAGGTAAATGA
- a CDS encoding DRTGG domain-containing protein — MKVNEIIDRLNLKLLSGTNGLSKEVNDVYICDLLSYVMSHASENSLWITVQTHINIVAVAELVGISCIVIPENINVDSDTLERAERESIPIVSTSLTSYHIACRLKELGI, encoded by the coding sequence ATGAAGGTAAATGAGATAATAGACAGACTGAATTTAAAATTATTGAGCGGTACAAATGGTCTTAGCAAAGAGGTAAACGATGTATATATATGTGACCTGTTAAGCTACGTCATGTCCCATGCCAGTGAAAATTCACTCTGGATCACAGTGCAGACACATATAAACATTGTAGCCGTAGCAGAACTTGTAGGCATATCATGTATAGTTATACCAGAAAATATCAACGTAGACAGTGATACCCTTGAAAGGGCTGAAAGGGAGTCTATACCTATAGTTTCTACATCCTTAACCTCTTATCATATCGCATGCAGGCTAAAGGAACTTGGTATATGA
- a CDS encoding PHP domain-containing protein translates to MRLYYDLHIHTALSPCADNTMTPNNIINMACLKGLNVIAITDHNSVLNLPPFFEINPAGIMIIPGVEVQSREEVHVLCYFKDLDRAMHFGMRLEERLPDISCSPFFGEQLIIDKHDNIIRNYSKLLLGSVDLSLHEVYKLARYYEGAVVPAHVDRPHFSIIANLGFVPDDIHFKSVELSQPENLLEYKKLFPENTLFLFSSDAHFLGDINEKTAYFDIKYSTIDYIIDYLLSS, encoded by the coding sequence ATGAGACTTTACTATGACCTTCATATTCACACTGCCCTCTCGCCCTGTGCTGATAATACCATGACCCCCAATAACATAATAAACATGGCTTGCTTAAAGGGCCTTAACGTGATAGCAATAACTGACCACAACAGTGTACTCAATTTGCCACCTTTTTTTGAAATTAATCCAGCCGGCATTATGATAATTCCAGGTGTTGAGGTTCAATCCAGGGAAGAGGTACATGTACTGTGTTACTTTAAGGACCTGGATAGGGCAATGCATTTTGGCATGAGGTTAGAGGAACGTCTTCCAGATATATCATGTTCTCCATTTTTTGGTGAACAACTTATCATTGATAAGCATGACAATATAATACGCAATTATAGCAAACTCCTTTTAGGATCTGTTGACCTTTCACTCCATGAAGTCTATAAGTTGGCCAGATATTATGAAGGCGCAGTGGTGCCTGCACATGTTGACAGACCTCACTTCAGCATAATTGCAAACCTTGGATTTGTCCCAGATGATATTCATTTTAAATCTGTAGAATTAAGTCAACCTGAAAATTTACTTGAATATAAAAAACTTTTCCCTGAAAACACATTGTTTTTATTTTCATCAGATGCTCATTTCCTGGGAGACATAAATGAAAAAACTGCATACTTTGATATCAAATATTCAACTATAGACTATATTATTGATTATTTATTGTCATCATAA
- the nuoE gene encoding NADH-quinone oxidoreductase subunit NuoE codes for MTTLLEDTKEKEKFKRLHNVIDAYKDKPGALIPVMNEAQEIFGYLPFEVQKEISEGLNVPLTEVYGIATFYSRFTLHPSGKYRIGVCLGTACYVKGSALILDKIKEKLGIDVNETTPDGKFSIDSTRCLGCCGLSPVMMINNEVYGKLSPDSVDKILEKYK; via the coding sequence ATGACCACTCTTTTAGAGGATACAAAGGAGAAAGAAAAGTTCAAGAGATTGCATAATGTCATTGATGCTTATAAAGATAAACCTGGTGCATTAATACCTGTTATGAATGAGGCTCAGGAGATATTTGGCTATTTGCCATTTGAGGTACAAAAGGAGATATCAGAAGGATTAAATGTTCCATTAACAGAGGTGTATGGAATAGCTACTTTCTATTCTCGTTTCACACTGCATCCCTCTGGAAAATACCGTATTGGTGTATGTCTTGGAACAGCATGTTATGTTAAGGGTTCGGCGCTAATACTTGATAAAATAAAAGAAAAACTTGGCATTGACGTCAATGAGACTACCCCTGACGGAAAGTTTTCTATCGACTCTACAAGATGTCTTGGCTGTTGCGGCTTGTCTCCTGTCATGATGATAAATAATGAGGTTTATGGCAAGCTATCACCAGATAGTGTAGACAAAATACTTGAAAAATACAAATAA
- a CDS encoding (2Fe-2S) ferredoxin domain-containing protein translates to MMTLEELERIREEALERVQLRKEKTGTRIVVGMATCGISAGARPVLEAIMDEVSKRGLTDVIVAQTGCIGLCKYEPIVEVTRPGENKVTYIKMDPEKARKMIAEHIVNGHAIKEWTIESIQL, encoded by the coding sequence ATGATGACCCTTGAAGAACTGGAAAGGATTAGAGAAGAGGCCCTTGAAAGAGTCCAGCTTCGTAAGGAGAAAACAGGCACAAGGATCGTGGTTGGCATGGCCACTTGCGGCATTTCAGCCGGAGCCAGACCTGTTTTGGAAGCAATTATGGATGAGGTATCAAAAAGGGGACTTACAGATGTCATAGTAGCTCAGACAGGGTGTATAGGACTTTGTAAATACGAACCAATAGTTGAAGTAACCAGACCAGGCGAAAATAAGGTTACCTATATCAAGATGGACCCTGAAAAAGCTAGGAAGATGATAGCTGAGCATATTGTCAATGGCCACGCAATAAAAGAGTGGACCATAGAAAGTATACAACTTTAA
- the nuoF gene encoding NADH-quinone oxidoreductase subunit NuoF, producing MPFYRSHVLICAGTGCTSNNSDAVAEKFKEELQKHGLENEIQIVRTGCFGLCELGPVVIVYPEGVFYNRVKPEHVPELVEEHLLKGRIVKKYVYGEAIEEKGEFLPLEETSFFKNQHRIALRNCGVINPEDIEEYIAMDGYKALGKVLTEMTPQEVIDIVKKSGLRGRGGAGFPTGLKWQFTHDAKGTQKYVVCNADEGDPGAFMDRSVLEGDPHSVIEAMTIAGYAVGANYGYIYVRAEYPMAVKRLTIAIGQARRYGLLGKNIFGTGFDFDIEIRLGAGAFVCGEETALMNSVMGRRGEPRPRPPFPANSGVWNSPTLLNNVETYANIPPIILNGPEWFSSIGTEKSKGTKVFALGGKINNTGLVEVPMGTTLREIIYEIGGGIPNGKEFKAVQTGGPSGGCITKDNLDTPIDYDSLINIGTMMGSGGMIVMDEDNCMVDIAKFFLEFTVDESCGKCPPCRIGMKRMLEILNKITSGNGEEEDIEKLEELGNFIKSSALCGLGQTAPNPVLSTLRYFRDEYEAHIRDKKCPAGVCQALIQYYVDSEKCHGCARPLCVKNCPTGAISGVPKSPYSINQEICTKCGACMESCPFNAIYKK from the coding sequence ATGCCTTTTTATAGATCTCATGTGCTTATATGTGCAGGAACTGGGTGTACATCAAATAATTCAGATGCAGTTGCAGAAAAATTTAAGGAAGAACTTCAAAAACACGGTCTTGAAAATGAGATACAGATCGTAAGAACCGGATGCTTTGGACTTTGTGAGCTTGGCCCTGTAGTAATAGTATACCCCGAAGGAGTCTTTTATAACAGGGTAAAACCGGAGCATGTGCCCGAACTGGTTGAAGAGCATCTCTTAAAGGGAAGAATAGTTAAAAAATATGTATACGGTGAAGCAATTGAGGAAAAGGGTGAATTTTTACCTCTTGAAGAAACCAGCTTCTTTAAAAACCAGCACCGCATTGCACTTAGAAATTGTGGTGTCATAAACCCTGAGGATATAGAAGAATATATTGCGATGGATGGCTACAAAGCATTGGGGAAAGTTCTCACTGAAATGACACCGCAGGAGGTCATCGATATTGTAAAAAAGTCCGGACTAAGAGGCCGCGGAGGCGCAGGCTTTCCAACAGGCCTGAAATGGCAATTTACTCATGATGCCAAAGGAACTCAAAAATATGTTGTATGCAATGCTGACGAAGGAGACCCAGGAGCTTTTATGGATCGAAGTGTACTTGAAGGTGACCCCCATAGCGTAATCGAAGCCATGACAATAGCAGGATATGCTGTAGGAGCTAACTATGGATATATATATGTCCGTGCTGAATATCCTATGGCAGTTAAAAGACTAACCATAGCAATTGGCCAGGCCAGGCGTTATGGTCTTCTTGGCAAAAACATATTTGGTACAGGATTTGACTTTGACATAGAAATAAGGCTTGGAGCAGGAGCTTTTGTATGCGGCGAGGAGACCGCCCTCATGAACTCTGTAATGGGCCGCAGAGGTGAACCCAGGCCAAGACCTCCATTCCCTGCAAACAGTGGTGTATGGAACTCTCCCACCCTGCTCAACAACGTAGAGACATATGCAAATATACCACCCATAATATTAAATGGACCTGAGTGGTTTAGCTCCATTGGCACTGAAAAGTCAAAAGGCACCAAGGTCTTTGCCCTCGGTGGCAAAATTAACAACACAGGACTTGTGGAAGTTCCTATGGGTACTACCCTCAGAGAAATAATATACGAAATTGGTGGCGGCATACCAAATGGTAAAGAATTCAAGGCTGTGCAGACCGGTGGCCCATCAGGCGGTTGTATTACAAAAGATAACTTGGACACACCAATAGACTATGATTCACTGATAAATATCGGTACAATGATGGGTTCCGGCGGCATGATAGTAATGGATGAAGACAATTGCATGGTGGATATAGCCAAGTTTTTCTTAGAGTTTACGGTTGATGAGTCATGTGGGAAATGCCCGCCGTGTCGCATAGGTATGAAACGGATGCTTGAAATATTAAATAAGATAACTTCAGGAAATGGTGAGGAAGAGGATATTGAAAAATTAGAAGAACTTGGAAATTTTATAAAATCATCAGCCCTTTGTGGCCTTGGCCAGACAGCACCCAACCCTGTTCTCTCCACTTTAAGATACTTCAGAGACGAATACGAAGCCCATATAAGAGATAAAAAATGCCCTGCAGGTGTATGCCAGGCACTCATTCAGTACTACGTCGACAGTGAAAAATGCCATGGATGTGCAAGACCGCTGTGTGTTAAGAATTGTCCTACAGGAGCAATATCAGGCGTACCAAAGTCACCCTATTCTATCAATCAAGAGATATGTACTAAATGTGGCGCTTGCATGGAAAGCTGCCCCTTTAACGCAATCTATAAGAAATAA